The following are from one region of the Flavobacteriaceae bacterium UJ101 genome:
- a CDS encoding hdr-like menaquinol oxidoreductase iron-sulfur subunit (Has menaquinol-oxidizing activity. HmeA, HmeB and HmeE subunits may together catalyze electron transfer from menaquinol to cytochrome c. Contains 1 4Fe-4S ferredoxin-type domain.), producing the protein MASNKQYWRGFAELEDNTLIEKLETSNEFPENLPTDEFLGNKQGLDTTKTSRRDFLKFVGFSTAAATLASCEGPVIKSIPYVIKPEDVTPGVASYYATTLMNNGDFASILVKTREGRPIKIEANDSAKYYGATSARVQGSVLSLYNNERLKTPFVKGKEADFYEADKFVMAGLYKAAGAGKQIVILTPSYPSPSFKKLVEDFKTKFPTAKQVVYDAISDSAAIDAYEEFAGVRALPSYDLEKAKLVVSFGADFLGDWNGGGYEKSYIKGRKPGKDMARHIQVEANMSMTGANADTRFPMKPTNVEKTLANVYQILTGGSSTDKVAGAIAKEIKGAGSNAVVLADGSKEAYTIAYTINALINSQVINTSKAVLVKESNDKAFNQFVADLKAGQVGAVLNFNTNIVYSAPNTAEIKEALKKADLRVSFNILKDETSDVMNVLMPSTHWLESWGDANPVTGVYTLMQPTIRPLFKGIRQFEDSLMKWADIAGTYYDYMKANWDGAILAKSSISKFNKALYDGVIETSDTFTAGTATGTVATAVSKLAASKAGATELLLYTKAGIGNGSEFHNPWMQEFPDPISRTSWDNYVTMSYADAKEHGLLNTNEMNGAMNGGYINLTIGKTKIEKIPVLVQPGQAKGSLGLAVGYGQQSPKLAEAIGQKDTIGVNAYPAYKNFNKAQNVSFEKVSGQHGFACIQLQNTLMGRDKIMREVTLADFINKKPEEWNEVETLATHNGKEHVSTIDLWTSFDRSSGHYFNMSIDLSACTGCGACVISCTAENNVPVVGKHEIRVSRDMQWLRIDRYYSSDPTFEEDAEKAENLEGLGLVDYLTGAEGSNGSLPGNAELEIPQAENPQVAFQPVMCQHCNHAPCETVCPVAATSHGKQGQNQMAYNRCVGTRYCANNCPYKVRRFNWFNYANNDQFNFNMNNDMGRMVLNPDVAVRSRGVMEKCSMCIQMTQATILKAKREGRAVNTDEFKVACSTACPTNAIVFGDINNENDEIVAKLQDKRQYYLLEHIGTKPNMFYQVKVRNTGKKS; encoded by the coding sequence ATGGCTTCAAATAAACAATATTGGAGAGGTTTCGCAGAATTAGAAGACAATACTTTAATTGAAAAATTAGAGACGTCTAATGAATTTCCAGAAAACCTTCCTACAGATGAATTTTTAGGAAACAAACAAGGATTGGATACAACCAAAACCTCAAGACGTGATTTCTTGAAGTTTGTAGGTTTTTCAACAGCAGCAGCTACATTAGCTTCATGTGAAGGGCCTGTAATTAAATCAATTCCTTATGTAATTAAACCTGAAGATGTTACTCCAGGAGTTGCAAGTTATTATGCAACAACTTTAATGAATAATGGAGATTTTGCCTCCATTTTAGTGAAGACTCGTGAAGGACGTCCAATTAAAATAGAAGCAAATGATTCTGCTAAATATTATGGAGCTACTTCTGCAAGAGTGCAAGGTTCTGTTTTATCGCTATATAATAATGAGCGTTTAAAAACACCTTTTGTAAAAGGTAAAGAAGCTGACTTTTATGAAGCGGATAAATTTGTAATGGCTGGTTTATATAAAGCTGCTGGAGCTGGAAAACAGATCGTGATTCTAACACCTTCTTATCCAAGTCCGTCATTCAAAAAATTAGTAGAAGACTTTAAAACTAAATTTCCAACAGCCAAACAAGTAGTTTACGACGCTATTTCTGATTCAGCTGCAATTGATGCTTATGAAGAATTTGCGGGTGTTCGTGCATTACCTTCCTATGATTTAGAAAAAGCTAAATTAGTAGTATCATTTGGTGCAGATTTCTTAGGAGATTGGAATGGTGGAGGATATGAAAAGTCTTACATCAAAGGTAGAAAACCAGGGAAGGATATGGCACGTCATATTCAAGTAGAAGCTAATATGTCCATGACAGGAGCGAATGCGGATACTCGTTTCCCAATGAAACCAACTAATGTTGAAAAAACATTAGCTAATGTATATCAAATATTAACAGGAGGTAGTTCTACAGATAAAGTAGCAGGTGCCATTGCTAAAGAAATTAAAGGAGCAGGAAGTAATGCTGTAGTATTAGCTGATGGAAGTAAAGAAGCTTATACAATTGCATATACTATTAATGCATTAATTAATTCACAAGTAATTAATACTTCAAAAGCTGTTTTAGTAAAAGAAAGTAATGATAAAGCATTCAACCAATTTGTAGCTGATTTAAAAGCAGGACAAGTAGGTGCTGTTTTAAACTTTAATACCAATATAGTATACTCTGCTCCTAATACTGCGGAAATCAAAGAAGCATTGAAAAAAGCAGATTTAAGAGTATCATTTAATATCTTAAAAGATGAGACAAGTGATGTGATGAATGTTTTAATGCCTTCAACACATTGGTTAGAGTCTTGGGGAGATGCAAACCCTGTTACAGGTGTTTATACACTAATGCAGCCTACCATTCGTCCATTATTTAAAGGAATTCGCCAGTTTGAAGATTCTTTAATGAAGTGGGCTGATATAGCGGGTACTTATTATGATTATATGAAAGCAAATTGGGATGGAGCTATTTTAGCAAAATCTTCAATAAGCAAATTCAATAAAGCATTGTATGATGGAGTGATTGAAACTTCTGATACATTTACAGCAGGAACAGCAACTGGAACTGTTGCAACCGCTGTTTCTAAATTAGCGGCTTCTAAAGCGGGTGCTACAGAATTATTATTATATACCAAAGCAGGTATTGGTAATGGTAGTGAATTTCATAATCCATGGATGCAGGAATTCCCTGATCCGATTTCACGTACTTCTTGGGATAACTATGTTACCATGTCGTATGCAGATGCAAAAGAGCATGGATTATTGAATACCAATGAAATGAACGGAGCAATGAATGGAGGTTATATCAATCTAACGATTGGTAAAACTAAAATTGAAAAAATTCCTGTTTTAGTTCAGCCAGGACAAGCAAAAGGTTCTTTAGGATTGGCCGTAGGATATGGTCAACAATCACCTAAATTAGCTGAGGCAATTGGTCAAAAAGATACAATAGGAGTAAATGCTTATCCTGCTTATAAAAACTTTAATAAAGCACAAAATGTTTCATTTGAAAAAGTAAGTGGACAACATGGTTTCGCCTGTATCCAATTACAAAACACCTTAATGGGACGTGATAAAATCATGCGTGAAGTAACATTAGCTGATTTTATCAACAAAAAACCAGAAGAGTGGAATGAAGTAGAAACATTGGCAACACATAATGGTAAGGAACATGTTTCTACCATCGATTTATGGACAAGTTTTGATCGTTCAAGTGGACATTATTTTAATATGTCAATCGATTTATCAGCTTGTACAGGTTGTGGAGCATGTGTAATATCATGTACAGCAGAGAATAACGTTCCTGTTGTAGGAAAACATGAAATACGAGTTTCTCGTGATATGCAATGGTTGAGAATTGACCGTTATTATTCTTCTGATCCAACATTTGAAGAAGATGCAGAAAAAGCTGAGAATTTAGAAGGTTTAGGTTTAGTTGATTATTTAACAGGTGCAGAAGGTTCTAATGGATCATTACCTGGAAATGCTGAATTAGAAATTCCTCAAGCAGAGAATCCTCAAGTTGCTTTCCAACCTGTAATGTGTCAACACTGTAACCATGCACCATGTGAAACAGTATGTCCAGTAGCAGCAACATCACACGGAAAACAAGGTCAAAATCAAATGGCTTATAACCGATGTGTAGGTACTCGTTATTGTGCAAATAACTGTCCATATAAAGTACGTCGCTTTAACTGGTTTAATTATGCAAATAATGATCAATTTAACTTCAATATGAATAACGATATGGGACGTATGGTATTGAATCCAGACGTAGCGGTTCGTTCTCGAGGAGTTATGGAAAAATGCTCTATGTGTATTCAAATGACACAGGCAACTATTTTAAAAGCGAAAAGAGAAGGAAGAGCTGTTAACACAGATGAGTTTAAAGTAGCTTGTTCTACAGCATGTCCAACTAATGCAATTGTTTTTGGTGACATAAACAATGAAAATGATGAGATTGTTGCTAAGCTACAAGACAAGAGACAATATTACTTATTAGAACACATTGGAACAAAGCCAAATATGTTCTATCAAGTAAAAGTTCGAAATACAGGAAAGAAAAGTTAA
- a CDS encoding thrombospondin-4 (Adhesive glycoprotein that mediates cell-to-cell and cell-to-matrix interactions and may be involved in various processes including cellular proliferation, migration, adhesion and attachment. May play a role in ER stress response (By similarity). May participate in the genesis and function of cardiac and skeletal muscle; Belongs to the thrombospondin family; Contains 4 EGF-like domains; Contains 1 laminin G-like domain; Contains 1 TSP C-terminal (TSPC) domain; Contains 8 TSP type-3 repeats.) translates to MKKDYFYGKLFMMLLCTSLWMSCSDDDDKDPCSASENVNLVDTDKDGIVDNCDEDDDNDGILDEADNCPLVPNADQLDIDQDGIGDVCDEEVIGRCADDSFVISFTDPLVESTVRTELGKSTGDITCGDAKTVKVLDFGNAGVSNLEGLEYFVNLEELNLFGNNVEDISSLASLTKLKFLSLAYNPLANTDLSPLLNMVEMEAFVSINSQVQDISALKNMKKLTYLMIFSNAIKDLSPLDGMTELENLMISGNPLEGSLKALGSMKKLEKLSLSNCNLNNDQLEELSNGLLSETLTNLTLGGNNFNNPEVLENLNLPNLLGLSLYENDISIVPLLSKLTKLETLDIDESGVSNIENLSVLTSLKDLSLGKNQIEDVTPLYQLSNLTLLMIYENPIVEVKKQELREKLPNCYITF, encoded by the coding sequence ATGAAAAAAGATTATTTTTACGGGAAGTTATTTATGATGTTACTATGTACATCACTATGGATGAGTTGTTCAGATGATGATGATAAAGATCCTTGCTCAGCCTCCGAAAATGTTAATTTAGTAGATACAGATAAGGATGGAATAGTTGATAATTGCGATGAAGATGATGATAATGATGGGATTTTAGATGAAGCAGATAATTGTCCTCTTGTACCAAATGCAGACCAGTTGGATATTGATCAAGATGGAATAGGGGATGTTTGTGATGAAGAAGTGATTGGTAGATGTGCAGATGATTCTTTTGTAATTAGTTTTACTGATCCTCTTGTTGAATCAACAGTAAGAACAGAATTGGGAAAATCAACAGGAGATATTACGTGTGGAGATGCAAAGACAGTAAAGGTTTTAGATTTTGGTAATGCCGGGGTTAGCAATTTAGAAGGTTTAGAGTATTTTGTTAATTTGGAAGAATTGAATTTGTTTGGAAATAATGTTGAAGATATTTCTTCTTTAGCAAGTTTAACAAAATTGAAATTTTTAAGTTTAGCATACAATCCATTAGCTAATACAGATTTATCTCCGTTATTAAATATGGTTGAAATGGAAGCATTTGTTTCAATTAATTCACAAGTTCAAGATATTTCAGCACTAAAAAACATGAAGAAATTAACATATTTAATGATTTTTTCAAATGCTATTAAAGATTTGTCTCCATTAGATGGTATGACCGAATTAGAGAATTTAATGATCAGTGGTAATCCTTTAGAAGGTAGTTTAAAGGCTTTAGGATCGATGAAAAAATTAGAAAAATTGAGTTTAAGTAATTGTAATTTGAATAATGATCAATTAGAAGAATTATCTAATGGTTTACTTTCTGAAACATTGACTAATTTAACTTTGGGAGGAAATAATTTTAATAATCCAGAAGTGCTTGAAAACTTAAATTTACCTAATTTATTAGGGTTATCATTATACGAGAATGATATAAGCATAGTTCCTTTATTATCAAAATTAACTAAGCTTGAAACTTTGGATATTGATGAGTCAGGAGTGTCAAATATTGAAAATTTATCAGTGTTAACTAGTTTAAAAGATCTTTCATTAGGTAAAAATCAAATAGAAGATGTTACACCACTCTATCAATTATCTAATTTAACGTTATTAATGATTTATGAAAATCCAATTGTTGAAGTAAAAAAGCAAGAGTTAAGAGAAAAACTTCCAAATTGTTATATAACATTTTGA
- a CDS encoding putative HTH-type transcriptional regulator YybR (Contains 1 HTH hxlR-type DNA-binding domain.), with amino-acid sequence MIENNCPLHYTMNLIGTKWKPLILFHLLEGTLRSGVLQKKIPEISNKMFTQSVRELEKDGLINREIYPVTPPRVEYSLTKRGKSLENILRSMDQWGIEYYNSK; translated from the coding sequence ATGATTGAAAATAATTGCCCACTTCATTACACAATGAATTTAATTGGTACAAAATGGAAACCTTTAATATTATTTCATCTTTTGGAAGGAACATTACGTTCTGGAGTATTACAAAAAAAAATTCCAGAGATTTCAAATAAAATGTTCACACAATCTGTTAGAGAGTTAGAAAAAGATGGACTTATTAATAGGGAAATTTATCCAGTTACACCACCAAGGGTGGAATATTCATTAACTAAAAGAGGAAAATCACTTGAGAATATTTTAAGGAGCATGGATCAGTGGGGAATTGAGTATTATAATTCAAAATAA
- a CDS encoding ribosome-binding factor (Associates with free 30S ribosomal subunits (but not with 30S subunits that are part of 70S ribosomes or polysomes). Essential for efficient processing of 16S rRNA. May interact with the 5'-terminal helix region of 16S rRNA; Belongs to the RbfA family.) — METNRQKKIAQLLQNDLGDIFREISKAAKESLLITVTKVRVTPDLSYAKVYLSIFPLDDKQGVLEDIKVLKPQIRKALSDRISQQLRKTPDLNFFIDDSLDYIETIEQELSGEGDNPEL; from the coding sequence ATGGAAACAAATAGACAGAAGAAAATAGCACAATTATTACAAAATGATTTAGGAGATATCTTTAGGGAAATCAGTAAAGCAGCAAAAGAAAGTTTGCTTATTACGGTTACAAAGGTTCGCGTAACTCCTGATTTGTCTTATGCTAAGGTCTATTTAAGTATTTTTCCATTAGATGATAAGCAAGGTGTTTTAGAAGATATTAAAGTCTTAAAGCCACAAATTCGAAAAGCACTTTCGGATCGAATTAGTCAACAATTACGAAAAACTCCTGATTTGAATTTTTTTATAGATGATTCATTGGATTATATTGAAACGATAGAACAAGAGCTAAGTGGAGAAGGAGATAACCCAGAATTATAG
- a CDS encoding lipoprotein-releasing system transmembrane protein LolC (Part of an ATP-dependent transport system responsible for the release of lipoproteins targeted to the outer membrane from the inner membrane. Such a release is dependent of the sorting-signal (absence of an Asp at position 2 of the mature lipoprotein) and of LolA (By similarity); Belongs to the ABC-4 integral membrane protein family. LolC/E subfamily.) → MNTPFYIAKKYFLTKKKTSSANFINITAIIGVIIGTMALFIILSTFSGLEKLTVEILFEKNSTLKIEPQSGKKLTISSSLFEQIEHIPEITSVSGLIEEKVQLTYKGRGDFIYLRGIDSIYQKTNLDSLRLFGELPIYDDEIALANSIVAKLDITLEDTQDSIKLYVPKVGKIKVNSPQNAFKIEKVIMTGIFHEEEPIAYTTIQLARELLNLNSNEVYALEISHSQVLSDEEIKQKIEKEIGTGYKILTQKDQLGSFYKMLKTENIMVYLIFTLILIISTFNLIGSIIILIIEKREDLVTLHAMGMDFSRIKRIFLIEGFVVSFIGGLVGIFLGLILIIVQQQFGIVRVNSALPYPAEITLSNFGIVLITVIVIGILASFIGTIKLTKEFLKK, encoded by the coding sequence TTGAATACACCATTTTACATTGCGAAGAAGTATTTTCTTACCAAAAAGAAAACAAGTTCTGCCAATTTTATTAACATCACAGCTATAATTGGGGTTATTATTGGTACGATGGCACTGTTTATTATTCTTTCAACATTTAGTGGTTTAGAAAAGTTAACAGTTGAAATTCTTTTTGAAAAAAACTCTACTTTAAAAATTGAGCCACAATCAGGAAAAAAATTGACTATATCATCTTCACTTTTTGAACAGATAGAACATATTCCTGAAATTACTTCAGTATCTGGTTTGATAGAAGAGAAGGTGCAATTAACGTATAAAGGTCGTGGAGATTTTATATATCTGAGAGGAATTGACAGTATATACCAAAAAACAAATTTAGATTCTTTACGGCTTTTTGGAGAACTTCCGATCTATGATGATGAAATTGCATTAGCCAATAGTATTGTTGCAAAGTTAGATATAACACTTGAAGATACTCAAGATTCTATAAAATTATATGTGCCTAAAGTTGGAAAGATTAAAGTAAATAGCCCTCAAAATGCTTTCAAGATTGAAAAGGTTATTATGACAGGAATCTTTCATGAAGAAGAACCTATTGCTTATACAACTATTCAATTGGCTAGAGAACTTTTAAATTTAAATAGTAATGAAGTATATGCGTTAGAAATTAGTCATAGCCAGGTTTTATCTGATGAAGAAATAAAGCAAAAAATAGAGAAAGAAATAGGAACTGGATATAAGATTTTAACTCAGAAAGACCAATTAGGTTCTTTTTATAAGATGCTAAAGACAGAAAATATTATGGTCTATCTGATATTTACGTTAATTTTAATTATTTCTACTTTTAATTTAATAGGATCCATTATTATTCTCATCATAGAAAAGCGGGAAGATTTGGTTACGCTACATGCTATGGGGATGGATTTTAGCCGTATTAAGCGAATTTTTTTAATAGAAGGTTTTGTTGTTTCATTTATAGGTGGTTTAGTAGGTATATTTTTAGGATTAATTTTAATCATAGTTCAACAACAATTTGGAATTGTTCGTGTTAATTCAGCATTACCTTATCCAGCAGAAATTACCTTATCAAATTTTGGAATTGTACTCATTACGGTTATTGTAATAGGAATATTAGCTTCTTTTATAGGAACGATTAAATTGACTAAAGAATTCTTGAAAAAATAA